The following DNA comes from Cellulophaga sp. HaHa_2_95.
TCATGTTACCTTAGCTAAAGAAACAGGGGCTGCAATTATTTACGGACCTAATGCAAACCCTTCTTTTGATGCTATAATTGCTACCGATGGTCAGGAGTTTACAGTAGGAGATATCACTATTAAGGTCTTACATACTCCAGGACATACTATGGAGAGTTCTACATTTTTACTAAAAAATGAAAATGGAAAAGACCATGCTATTTTCTCAGGAGACACCTTATTTTTAGGGGATGTGGGTAGACCGGATTTAGCCCAAAAAGCAGCAGATATGACGCAGGAACAGTTGGCAGGAACACTGTTTGATAGTCTACGTAATAAGATTATGCCTTTGGCAGATGACGTTATTGTATATCCTGCTCATGGTGCAGGATCTGCATGTGGTAAAAACATGATGAAGGAAACGGTAGATACTCTAGGGAATCAGAAGAAAATGAATTATGCCCTTCGTGCAGATATGACAAGGGATGAATTTATAAAAGAAGTTACAGACGGACTTTTACCTCCTCCAAAATATTTTCCTCTAAATGTGAAAATGAACAAAGAAGGTTACGAAGATTTTGATGAGGTTCTAGAACGAGGAGCTACAGCTTTAACTCCAGATGCTTTTGAAGTAGCAGCGAATGAAACGGGTGCTATAGTGCTGGATGTTCGCCATCAAGATGATTTTGTAAAAGGACATATTCCGCGTTCAATCTTTATTGGACTAAATGGTGATTTTGCTCCATGGGTGGGTGCATTAATTGCAGATGTTGATCAACCTTTATTGCTTGTAACTCCAGAAGGCAAAGAGGAAGAGGCAATTACTAGGTTATCTCGTGTTGGTTTTGATGGAACGATAGGCTTCTTAAAAGGTGGATTTGATGCTTGGAAGAAAGCAGCTAAAGATTATGACACGATTACATCGGTGCCAGCTTCTGAAGCCGTGAAGACCATAGCCGCAAAACATACTCCTGTATTTGATGTACGTAAG
Coding sequences within:
- a CDS encoding rhodanese-like domain-containing protein, whose protein sequence is MKIEQIYTGCLAQGAYYIESKGEVAIIDPLREVGPYMKRAANDKAKIKYIFETHFHADFVSGHVTLAKETGAAIIYGPNANPSFDAIIATDGQEFTVGDITIKVLHTPGHTMESSTFLLKNENGKDHAIFSGDTLFLGDVGRPDLAQKAADMTQEQLAGTLFDSLRNKIMPLADDVIVYPAHGAGSACGKNMMKETVDTLGNQKKMNYALRADMTRDEFIKEVTDGLLPPPKYFPLNVKMNKEGYEDFDEVLERGATALTPDAFEVAANETGAIVLDVRHQDDFVKGHIPRSIFIGLNGDFAPWVGALIADVDQPLLLVTPEGKEEEAITRLSRVGFDGTIGFLKGGFDAWKKAAKDYDTITSVPASEAVKTIAAKHTPVFDVRKETEFLSEHVKSAENTPLSSLNDYLAEFPEKETFFVHCAGGYRSVIAASILKSRGIHNLIDVAGGFAALKADGAEVTEYVCPTTL